The Daphnia pulex isolate KAP4 chromosome 6, ASM2113471v1 genome contains the following window.
GCGTTTGCTTTAATGGCGTATATCCATCCACCAGTCGCAGTAGCTGCAAGGTTGCTGCGAGCGCAGCCGAGCATctgttgttttcctttttttcttttcgaaaatttaaaaacgttTGTTCGAAATTCCCGGCGtagcgtaaaaaaaaaaggccggtACTACGTGCTGCGGTCGGGATGGCAGACAGTCGGAGCTTTCGGTCAGTGCCGCATCGGCAGGAAgtcggtgttttttttttcttttcacttggACACttgaagaaaagatgaaattaaGGGCTGAAGTCCATCAGGAACGTATAGACGAGAGTAGATAAAAGAATATGTGTACTATAGCTTCATTAAAAGATGTTGAACAGAAAATTAGAGAACAGACCCACCAATTGAAATCTCTCTCGACTCTATTGGCGTGGCAACAGACAGGTTTTATGCAAATGttgatgtgtgtgttttgaaACTATTTCGTCTGGACAACGACTTTGTCTTAACATAATATCACCTTAGAGCTAACTCGACTTTAAGCTGCTGTAGATGATGTAAAAGGGAGGGGGATTGTACGGTGCGATTGCCGCATCGTTTGATGGCGCAATATTACCGAATCATTTGAAACGGTGCATTGATGTCCCTACAGGATGTGCGTGTATAGAGTTcctttgtttctctttctacCCTTTTGTTATATCATAATAATTATGTAGTATACCACCTCATGTTGCGTCATTTTCGTGATAACGATCGAGTCGGTGCAGAGTTCGTTTGGGTGGTTCTAGATCATAAAAGAAGAACTACATGCCTCCGcacctttttcatttcctttttaaatttttttaaagcaacttTGTTGACTCGACATTTTTATGGCGTCCAGACAAATGGCGATGAAGCCGGAACTCACGCATAAACGCAGTTGCGGGAGGGGCATTTATCGACATTAttaatataaatttatttatttttttactcaaccgtcttgttattattaattacatttcctgttcattttaaatgttttacatttctCGTTAAACTCAAACCAAAtccacaaataataaaattaagaaaaatatacacGCAAACAGCTACGGTACACAATTTAAGGTTCTTCTTTGACATATTTGCGACGTCGGTGGAAGTGACTGGACAGCGGTTTGATTTGCGGCAAAGAAAACTGATAGCTGTCGCCCATGGATCGACGCCAATCGTGAACTTTGGTCACGTTGTAGGCGTAGATGATGGTCTTGTGAGCTTTAGCGTGACTGCCcttgttgttgatgattgCGGCGAACAGAGCGGCCAGGatggcgttgttgttgttgtttgcgttGTTGtttgcgttgttgttgttgttggccgcctcctgctgctgctgctgctgctgggcagcgGCCGCAGCCGACGAACTGGACGAAGACGCCGTCGCCAAAGCGAAGGCTGCCGCTGCGCCCAAGAACAAAGCGATCGGAACGATAGCCAAGAATATCGGACTGAAATCGATATGAACTGGGCTGGCGTGGTGGTAGCCACCGTCGCCGTACTGTCGCCCGTGTCCAACGACGACAGCCGTTTCGTCCGATCCCGTGTTTATAAAGCTAACGGTATTCCCGTCATTaacaccttcttcttcctgaaCTGTCTGTGAAATCGTGCCTGTCATCACAAACGTAATAGAAACGCATCATTTGATCATTTGACAAACAGTATACAGTGTGAAAcaatatttccaaaatttagattttaccTGTGCTGTTAGCGGATGACGTGTTGTTGATGGCCATCACTGCGATTTGATTCTCCATCGAGCTGAATTCGGCCTCAAAGTCGGCACCGAGATGGAAATGATCTTCGGCCAGCAAATTTTTCTTGCTGTTAGTCTCCTTGGCTGCGATGTAAGGGTGGATGAGGAGGATGACGGGCAAGAGGACGGCCAGCGTCAAATACGATTGCGTCGATACCTTCATCTCGAAATGGATTAAAGTCGCCCACTCGTTTTGACGTTTTCGCGattaaagtttcttttttttcgtgagcCAAAGTTTCGAATCGAATCACATGACACGAACGGATGGACTAAAGGCAAATGGCGTAAGAGTGTGAGCTTCAGACACGTTTTTGATCGAAATTTTTCTGATATCTAGACTATGGAAGACACTAGGGACGTGCTCCAGTCCAGCTGATTTGCCACCTGGACAGACCAAGACTGGTTTTTTCCCAATTCTTCCAGCAAGACGGCAAGAGGAGTTGAGCGGACATTTGGAGGAGGTTCCACACTGTCCGTACTCTCCTCCCTTCACGAACTGTACCTCCTGTATAGGAGCTGCTCTCTTGCGGTTATTTGGTTGCTTGTGCGGGACTTACTTCATATTAGAATTCATGGTACATACCTTgctatataataatacaagCAAAGGGTCAATCACCTTCTCATTTCctttaaataccttttaactGTTATTACCTTATAATTATCACTGGCTCGTTATTAGTCGTTTTAACGGTCCGTGTCTTCACTTCAGATTTTTGAAACGGTGACAGATTTCTTGTAAACCGccaaactttgatttttggcAAAAAGGAAACGTTAGTCAGTTCGGGCCAAtgaatcttattttttcttccacccaACTGTCGGtttcaacccaaaagaaaattttccgaCTGTTATGTGATTCATAAAAGACCTGATTGATGGAGTCGTTACCTTAACTGCAAGGGGAAACGAAAATGACACtggaaatgagaagaaaaacaaagagagaaaaaaaaaagtaacccTAGAGGCTAAATAGcaacaaattccttttttctctccggttgagaaaaaaatatctaacTAAAAACTCTTATTAGACAATACCGGTGAcatgttatttatttgacaGTGAATGGCATCCGTCGAGCGTACAGACCCTTGGTGGGGAAAAACACAGGATGGTTTCAAACTCGCTTCCATTATatcccaatttctttttcttgtatcCAACATTGTTGATATACCCTTGAAAAAGCTGATTCATTTGTATTACGCCTTCATTATGGTGCACATATGAACCTTTGGCGCATACCGCTAGACGTCGGCGAGTACGGACGCAGTTGGCGGCACCACAACTTGagctttgttgttgttgttgtgcggaagagattttttttttcttggagatGGAATAACACAGcgtggaaatgtttttttagcAAGCATCGTCCCCGGTTGTATAATATTACCCAGACAATCAAAAGaccgtaaaaaagaaaaaaacttgtacggccttttctttttttccactttttgttTCCGTCTCGTTTGTGTCTGTCCTGTTGCTGGGATGACGTAAATCAATGAGCTATAACATGCATCGCGTAGCAGCGCGTTAAGCACTACTTCTCGCCGGCTTGGTACACCAAACTTGATATAGCAGTAGCCTATACCCGCACATTTATAGTTTATGCATATTCATTAATAGCTTTCTCACGCTGTCCTATACGCAAAGTATTAAGACgtcaggaaaaaaataagttttaagtttcttttgattgttttttttttccacttttctaTTCCAACCAAGCGAATAAAAGAATTTGCATCTCAACGGAACCCTAGGAGAAGATTTAGAATTTTCTGAGAGATTCTCCTGCACATCCGGCATGCGGTGCCAAATTATGGAGATGAACAAATATAGACGGAAGATTGTTCGCCGCGGTTGCCTGCTGGTGAGACATCATCTGGCTCCAAACCTTTCTTGATTCCATGTTCTGATCATGCGGATGCATTCCTGCCATCCTAATTTGTCAcgtctttttcaaaatccaaAGTCACGTCACAGTGCGATGATAAAGAAAACTCACAGTAGAGCCGGAGACGAACCAACAATTTCTCGAATATTTCACCGAGGCTTGAATGTATTAACAAGATTAGATTTATCCGAGTAACATTGGTGGAATGATGTTGCGTTGAGCGATTTCGTAAACTCGACGATGATCGTAGTATGCAGTCGCCGCTGACATTTATCTTTCGTTACAGGAGATCAGCATCACTTTTCACAGTTGTTTCAACCTTTTCCATCGCAGCGGGGCTGCCGTTTAGGCAAATAATTCCAGGGCAATATAATTTGAAACGAAAACGTACACGCGTGCTGGCAATTATCTTGGAATATTCTGCGAGGATTTTCCAGTTGAACGAACTCGGTAAACCTTTTCTCTTGCTATAATTCAGTTTTCATCTTTATCGTAATTTTGCCGAATTATCATTTTCCTGCTGTCGAATGGCAAAAGGGCGTCTCAAACGAGTTTGCCCGCATtggaaatccaaaaggaagtGATAGAGTTAAATTATAGCGCCACAGCAAGTGTCGAGGGCCCCACACATATAGACGGCAAAAGTTCGTGCGATTAGGTTGCTGACTTGTGGCCAGCAGAAGTTCGTGAATCAAGGACTCTCTTCGTACTTTTCCAAATAGACAGATAAACTTAAGTAGATAGGGGCTGCTGCTACTTACAATACGCGCATGTCTTTTTCTGGTGGGTGTCGTTATCTGGAACTGTTGATCTTGGAGTTGGCCGCCGTTATTCGCTTCCGTTGGCAACAATTGCTGGGGAGATACGACCAATTgtgaaacatttcaattgcGAAACGagtcacacaaaaaaacagctCTGTCAGATGAATGACTTCCTAGAATCCAGGGTATTTTTAGGGAAAAGTTATTCCATACATCAATGAAGAAGCTGAATCATCCTGACAATGCCGATTTCACGCTACTataattctctctctcactttctATGGCGAGTCTATTTATATTCATTCACTCATACAAAGTATGAATAGTAGATATACGCCGACGACGACAAGTGGCAGAGATCcgtgggaagaaaaaagtcacaTCAACTCTTATCTTATTCATTGTTAACTTTAAGGGCGATTTCAACAAACTcattcttataattattgacTGTCTTGTTCTTGCATAGTATTTATTTCAATGTGCGAATCGTGTGATGTGAAGCCATTCCAGTCAAAATCCAACTTGGTTTCGGTCGTTAAAATGATGAGCGACCTACACGTTATGCAACCTACGAAAAACCAATAAGACGTTCCAACGACTGCACATATATACTGTATAGTATAGGCTATAGGGGTTTTCGTATAGTTTAGATGCGCCAGCTGTTATGACCGTCGTTATTGTGTGATGCTGAGCAAGGTACCGGATAATGACGAGGTTGCGCCCGCGTGTACAACACGTATAACAGACATTAGCGTCCCAAAAATGTGCTATGggcttgttgtttctgtacACATTCATCATCCAACAGCGATCGACTTTCTCTATCCTTCCATTTTCCGTCATCTAGAGGCAAACGGCGGAAAAAAATGACGGTAACCACATGACGCGCTCCGATCACCCGTACATGTACACTCTCACTGATGGCCAGCTCAGCGCAACCGACTGCCATGATGCAACAAGTTGACGCCAGTGAACGGAATAATAACTTGAGGTAGATACAATAAGTATTTGTTCATGTATCCGACATTTGATAAATGCAGAACTGCTCCTGATGGATCGGTTGCACAATGTGCATCTGCCGTAATCTTTTGTAAACCCAACATTTATCGCTGAAGCGGAATGAAAGGCTTATTTCGATTCAATAAAGAGCGCCCAGCGTTTGCCAGCCATTGAAACTGTGGTTTTATGTGTGcaaatgatt
Protein-coding sequences here:
- the LOC124195524 gene encoding uncharacterized protein LOC124195524, translating into MKVSTQSYLTLAVLLPVILLIHPYIAAKETNSKKNLLAEDHFHLGADFEAEFSSMENQIAVMAINNTSSANSTGTISQTVQEEEGVNDGNTVSFINTGSDETAVVVGHGRQYGDGGYHHASPVHIDFSPIFLAIVPIALFLGAAAAFALATASSSSSSAAAAAQQQQQQQEAANNNNNANNNANNNNNAILAALFAAIINNKGSHAKAHKTIIYAYNVTKVHDWRRSMGDSYQFSLPQIKPLSSHFHRRRKYVKEEP